From Symphalangus syndactylus isolate Jambi chromosome X, NHGRI_mSymSyn1-v2.1_pri, whole genome shotgun sequence, the proteins below share one genomic window:
- the ZNF75D gene encoding zinc finger protein 75D isoform X1, protein MTMRELNADSCSSPQMGAMWETSGSVKENSSQSKKYSTKIENLGPESACRHFWSFRYHEATGPLETISQLQKLCHQWLRPEIHSKEQILDMLVLEQFLSILPKETQNWVQKHHPQNVKQALVLVEFLQREPDGTKNEVTAHELGKEAVLLGGTAVAPGFKWKPAEPQPMGVFQKEYWNTYRVLQEQLGWNTHKETQPVYERAVHDQQMLALSEQKRTKHWKMASKLILPESLSLLTFEDVAVYFSEEEWQLLNPLEKTLYNDVMQDIYETVISLGLKLKNDTGNDHPISVSTSEIQTSGCKVSKKTRMKIAQKTMGRENPGDTHSVQKWHRAFPRKKRKKLATCKQELPKLMDLHGKGLTGEKPFKCQECGKSFRVSSDLIKHQRIHTGEKPYTCQQCDRRFRWSSDLNKHFMTHQGIKPYRCSWCGKSFSHNTNLHTHQRIHTGEKPFKCDECGKRFIQNSHLIKHQRTHTGEQPYTCSLCKRNFSRRSSLLRHQKLHRRREACLVSPN, encoded by the exons ATGACGATGAGAGAGCTGAACGCGGATTCATGCTCAAGTCCCCAGATGGGGGCTATGTGGGAGACTAGTGGGTCTGTGAAAGAGAACTCCAGTCAGAGTAAGAAatacagcacaaaaatagagaatCTTGGTCCTGAGAGCGCTTGCAGGCACTTCTGGAGCTTCCGTTATCATGAAGCAACTGGACCGCTTGAGACTATCAGCCAACTTCAGAAATTATGCCATCAGTGGCTGAGGCCAGAGATCCACTCAAAAGAGCAGATCTTGGACATGCTGGTGTTAGAGCAGTTCCTGAGCATTCTACCCAAGGAGACCCAGAACTGGGTGCAGAAGCATCATCCACAGAATGTCAAACAGGCTCTGGTCCTGGTGGAATTCTTGCAGAGGGAGCCTGATGGAACAAAGAATGAG GTCACAGCCCATGAGCTGGGAAAGGAGGCAGTGCTCTTGGGAGGAACAGCAGTGGCCCCAGGCTTCAAGTGGAAGCCAGCAGAGCCCCAACCAATGGGTGTGTTCCAGAAAGAATATTGGAATACATACCGGGTACTACAAGAACAGCTGGGCTGGAACACTCACAAAGAAACCCAGCCTGTATATGAAAGAG CTGTGCATGATCAACAGATGTTAGCCCTTTCTGAGCAGAAAAGAACCAAACACTGGAAGATGGCATCTAAACTCATCCTGCCTGAGTCCCTG AGTTTGTTGACATTTGAAGATGTAGCTGTGTATTTTTCTGAGGAAGAATGGCAATTATTGAATCCTCTTGAGAAGACTCTCTACAATGATGTAATGCAGGATATCTATGAGACTGTCATCTCTCTAG GGTTAAAGCTAAAAAATGACACTGGAAATGATCATCCTATATCTGTTTCTACATCAGAAATACAAACATCAGGATGCAAAGTATCAAAAAAGACCAGAATGAAAATTGCCCAGAAAACAATGGGCAGGGAAAATCCTGGTGATACACACAGTGTACAGAAATGGCATCGAGCTTttccaaggaagaaaagaaagaaacttgcaACTTGTAAACAAGAGCTTCCAAAACTTATGGATCTTCATGGGAAAGGCCTCACAGGGGAGAAACCTTTTAAGTGTCAGGAATGTGGGAAAAGCTTCAGAGTTAGCTCTGATCTTATTAAACaccagagaattcacactggagagaagccctataCATGTCAACAATGTGACAGGAGGTTTAGATGGAGTTCAGATCTTAATAAGCACTTCATGACCCATCAAGGAATAAAACCATATAGATGCTCATGGTGTGGGAAAAGCTTTAGTCATAACACAAATCTACACACACACCAAAGAATTCACACAGGAGAGAAGCCCTTTAAATGTGATGAATGTGGAAAAAGATTCATTCAGAACTCCCACCTTATTAAACACCAGAGAACTCACACAGGCGAGCAGCCTTATACGTGTAGCTTATGCAAGAGAAACTTTAGCAGGCGATCAAGCCTTCTTAGACACCAGAAACTCCACAGAAGAAGGGAAGCATGTCTAGTGTCTCCAAACTGA
- the ZNF75D gene encoding zinc finger protein 75D isoform X3, whose protein sequence is MSWERRQCSWEEQQWPQASSGSQQSPNQWVCSRKNIGIHTGYYKNSWAGTLTKKPSLYMKESLLTFEDVAVYFSEEEWQLLNPLEKTLYNDVMQDIYETVISLGLKLKNDTGNDHPISVSTSEIQTSGCKVSKKTRMKIAQKTMGRENPGDTHSVQKWHRAFPRKKRKKLATCKQELPKLMDLHGKGLTGEKPFKCQECGKSFRVSSDLIKHQRIHTGEKPYTCQQCDRRFRWSSDLNKHFMTHQGIKPYRCSWCGKSFSHNTNLHTHQRIHTGEKPFKCDECGKRFIQNSHLIKHQRTHTGEQPYTCSLCKRNFSRRSSLLRHQKLHRRREACLVSPN, encoded by the exons ATGAGCTGGGAAAGGAGGCAGTGCTCTTGGGAGGAACAGCAGTGGCCCCAGGCTTCAAGTGGAAGCCAGCAGAGCCCCAACCAATGGGTGTGTTCCAGAAAGAATATTGGAATACATACCGGGTACTACAAGAACAGCTGGGCTGGAACACTCACAAAGAAACCCAGCCTGTATATGAAAGAG AGTTTGTTGACATTTGAAGATGTAGCTGTGTATTTTTCTGAGGAAGAATGGCAATTATTGAATCCTCTTGAGAAGACTCTCTACAATGATGTAATGCAGGATATCTATGAGACTGTCATCTCTCTAG GGTTAAAGCTAAAAAATGACACTGGAAATGATCATCCTATATCTGTTTCTACATCAGAAATACAAACATCAGGATGCAAAGTATCAAAAAAGACCAGAATGAAAATTGCCCAGAAAACAATGGGCAGGGAAAATCCTGGTGATACACACAGTGTACAGAAATGGCATCGAGCTTttccaaggaagaaaagaaagaaacttgcaACTTGTAAACAAGAGCTTCCAAAACTTATGGATCTTCATGGGAAAGGCCTCACAGGGGAGAAACCTTTTAAGTGTCAGGAATGTGGGAAAAGCTTCAGAGTTAGCTCTGATCTTATTAAACaccagagaattcacactggagagaagccctataCATGTCAACAATGTGACAGGAGGTTTAGATGGAGTTCAGATCTTAATAAGCACTTCATGACCCATCAAGGAATAAAACCATATAGATGCTCATGGTGTGGGAAAAGCTTTAGTCATAACACAAATCTACACACACACCAAAGAATTCACACAGGAGAGAAGCCCTTTAAATGTGATGAATGTGGAAAAAGATTCATTCAGAACTCCCACCTTATTAAACACCAGAGAACTCACACAGGCGAGCAGCCTTATACGTGTAGCTTATGCAAGAGAAACTTTAGCAGGCGATCAAGCCTTCTTAGACACCAGAAACTCCACAGAAGAAGGGAAGCATGTCTAGTGTCTCCAAACTGA
- the ZNF75D gene encoding zinc finger protein 75D isoform X2: protein MSNRLWSWWNSCRGSLMEQRMRSQPMSWERRQCSWEEQQWPQASSGSQQSPNQWVCSRKNIGIHTGYYKNSWAGTLTKKPSLYMKESLLTFEDVAVYFSEEEWQLLNPLEKTLYNDVMQDIYETVISLGLKLKNDTGNDHPISVSTSEIQTSGCKVSKKTRMKIAQKTMGRENPGDTHSVQKWHRAFPRKKRKKLATCKQELPKLMDLHGKGLTGEKPFKCQECGKSFRVSSDLIKHQRIHTGEKPYTCQQCDRRFRWSSDLNKHFMTHQGIKPYRCSWCGKSFSHNTNLHTHQRIHTGEKPFKCDECGKRFIQNSHLIKHQRTHTGEQPYTCSLCKRNFSRRSSLLRHQKLHRRREACLVSPN from the exons ATGTCAAACAGGCTCTGGTCCTGGTGGAATTCTTGCAGAGGGAGCCTGATGGAACAAAGAATGAG GTCACAGCCCATGAGCTGGGAAAGGAGGCAGTGCTCTTGGGAGGAACAGCAGTGGCCCCAGGCTTCAAGTGGAAGCCAGCAGAGCCCCAACCAATGGGTGTGTTCCAGAAAGAATATTGGAATACATACCGGGTACTACAAGAACAGCTGGGCTGGAACACTCACAAAGAAACCCAGCCTGTATATGAAAGAG AGTTTGTTGACATTTGAAGATGTAGCTGTGTATTTTTCTGAGGAAGAATGGCAATTATTGAATCCTCTTGAGAAGACTCTCTACAATGATGTAATGCAGGATATCTATGAGACTGTCATCTCTCTAG GGTTAAAGCTAAAAAATGACACTGGAAATGATCATCCTATATCTGTTTCTACATCAGAAATACAAACATCAGGATGCAAAGTATCAAAAAAGACCAGAATGAAAATTGCCCAGAAAACAATGGGCAGGGAAAATCCTGGTGATACACACAGTGTACAGAAATGGCATCGAGCTTttccaaggaagaaaagaaagaaacttgcaACTTGTAAACAAGAGCTTCCAAAACTTATGGATCTTCATGGGAAAGGCCTCACAGGGGAGAAACCTTTTAAGTGTCAGGAATGTGGGAAAAGCTTCAGAGTTAGCTCTGATCTTATTAAACaccagagaattcacactggagagaagccctataCATGTCAACAATGTGACAGGAGGTTTAGATGGAGTTCAGATCTTAATAAGCACTTCATGACCCATCAAGGAATAAAACCATATAGATGCTCATGGTGTGGGAAAAGCTTTAGTCATAACACAAATCTACACACACACCAAAGAATTCACACAGGAGAGAAGCCCTTTAAATGTGATGAATGTGGAAAAAGATTCATTCAGAACTCCCACCTTATTAAACACCAGAGAACTCACACAGGCGAGCAGCCTTATACGTGTAGCTTATGCAAGAGAAACTTTAGCAGGCGATCAAGCCTTCTTAGACACCAGAAACTCCACAGAAGAAGGGAAGCATGTCTAGTGTCTCCAAACTGA
- the ZNF75D gene encoding zinc finger protein 75D isoform X4, which produces MLALSEQKRTKHWKMASKLILPESLSLLTFEDVAVYFSEEEWQLLNPLEKTLYNDVMQDIYETVISLGLKLKNDTGNDHPISVSTSEIQTSGCKVSKKTRMKIAQKTMGRENPGDTHSVQKWHRAFPRKKRKKLATCKQELPKLMDLHGKGLTGEKPFKCQECGKSFRVSSDLIKHQRIHTGEKPYTCQQCDRRFRWSSDLNKHFMTHQGIKPYRCSWCGKSFSHNTNLHTHQRIHTGEKPFKCDECGKRFIQNSHLIKHQRTHTGEQPYTCSLCKRNFSRRSSLLRHQKLHRRREACLVSPN; this is translated from the exons ATGTTAGCCCTTTCTGAGCAGAAAAGAACCAAACACTGGAAGATGGCATCTAAACTCATCCTGCCTGAGTCCCTG AGTTTGTTGACATTTGAAGATGTAGCTGTGTATTTTTCTGAGGAAGAATGGCAATTATTGAATCCTCTTGAGAAGACTCTCTACAATGATGTAATGCAGGATATCTATGAGACTGTCATCTCTCTAG GGTTAAAGCTAAAAAATGACACTGGAAATGATCATCCTATATCTGTTTCTACATCAGAAATACAAACATCAGGATGCAAAGTATCAAAAAAGACCAGAATGAAAATTGCCCAGAAAACAATGGGCAGGGAAAATCCTGGTGATACACACAGTGTACAGAAATGGCATCGAGCTTttccaaggaagaaaagaaagaaacttgcaACTTGTAAACAAGAGCTTCCAAAACTTATGGATCTTCATGGGAAAGGCCTCACAGGGGAGAAACCTTTTAAGTGTCAGGAATGTGGGAAAAGCTTCAGAGTTAGCTCTGATCTTATTAAACaccagagaattcacactggagagaagccctataCATGTCAACAATGTGACAGGAGGTTTAGATGGAGTTCAGATCTTAATAAGCACTTCATGACCCATCAAGGAATAAAACCATATAGATGCTCATGGTGTGGGAAAAGCTTTAGTCATAACACAAATCTACACACACACCAAAGAATTCACACAGGAGAGAAGCCCTTTAAATGTGATGAATGTGGAAAAAGATTCATTCAGAACTCCCACCTTATTAAACACCAGAGAACTCACACAGGCGAGCAGCCTTATACGTGTAGCTTATGCAAGAGAAACTTTAGCAGGCGATCAAGCCTTCTTAGACACCAGAAACTCCACAGAAGAAGGGAAGCATGTCTAGTGTCTCCAAACTGA